The region TAAAACTATGATTGAAATTAACTCAGGAATCAGAAGTAAAGTTTATTGTAACAAATTGaagtataatttataatattaatttttaattttttcctcaTCTATCTATTTGCTGGgatgtttctgtttctggaaTCGGCGAATGCACGGCGATAGCAACTTTAAGTCCACTTCGCCGGCTTTGTTTCGGCCAACGAAAAATCCGGCTATATAGCCGGCTGCCACGGCCACTGCGCCCCCAATGACGGTGTACCACAGGAAGGATATGTGGTAGAGCTGCTCGGCAAAACTGAGGGACCTGTGGTGTTGTGATTAGGAAGACGAGATGAGTTGAGAGGCATTTGCTTTGTGGTGTTTTCCAGAAAACTTACGCTGGCCCTGCCTCCAGAAGTGTGGCATTTGCCGGGGACACTGGGGGAAGCTCGAATTCATAATCACAGCCCTCGATGCTTACCGGCTTGGTCTCGTGATTAATTTCCCCCGAGTTTATGGCCAATTGAGCTGAAAAGCTTAGCCAGGCCATGAAGATAAACGATAAAATAGATCCTGCTATGGCGCTCTTAAAAGAAAAGAGAAAGTcagcttaaatttaaaatcgatatCATCAACTGGGGTTTCGGGGTTACTTACTTTTGAATTGATGCTAGGACATAGTAGGCCCATAACGAATAACCCTAGTAGGGGCCCTTGGACCATTGAGCCCAAGGTGATGCCCAACTGCATCATATGGGAGTCCATTCGTTCCACCACAAAGACCAATGCCACACTCAATACTCCAATGATGACTGTACAAGTTCTCATGGTAATGGCGATCTGGTGCTCCGTGAGGGGCTTCTTTGCCAGCGGCCTGATGTAGTCCTCCAGAAACACGGCGGCGAGGGAATTCAGTCCAGTGGAGAGCGAACTGAGGGCGGCACTGAACACGCCGGCCACAAACATTCCCGGGACTCCGGGGAATGAGCTGAGGGACTGCACCACCAGAAGGGGTACCAATTGATCCTTGGCCACCGCCAACTGCAAAATTTTGTCTGAATCACTcacattttaataaattttggattttttagTCGCACCTTTGTGGTCAGAGGATCGCAGTCATAGTAAGTGGCGAAGAGTAGAAGCCCATTGTAGATACATAGCGAATACACGGTAATTAGGCCCGCGATAAAAATGAAGGAAGTGTGGCCCATTTTTTTGACACTTGGCAACGAGAGGTAACGTTGTGTCATCAACTGATTGCAGCCAAATTGGTAGGTGTTGTGACCCACAGAGCCCACGAGCAAGGCCAACACGGACATCCGCACTTTGGGGTCAAGGGTAAATCTGTTttagaaatgaaaaaaattatacaagaATTTTATGATTGTTCTTGTGGGTCCACCTACTCCGGCCACTCGAGGCGCCCGCTGTCCAGGTTGCGCTGGATAACTACATCCACCCCACCCACATCGATGGTGCCTTTGATGATGACTAGTAAAATGGCTCCCACCATGACCATGGTTTGGATAAGATCTGTCCAGACAACGGCCTTTATGCCGCCGGCAGTGGTGTAGAAAATGCAGACGAGGCAGACAATCGGAGTGATAATATGAACGTTTATGCCAGTAACTGAAAGatttcattatatttttaagaaatattaaatgtaTACACTTAGTTTGGAGACTTTCGACCTCTTACCCTGATTGAAGGCCAACGCAGGCACATAGGTAACGATAGACAGCCAGATAAGCTATCAAAAAACGGAGTAATTACATTATTAACAGTTCTTAGCTTAACACTTCCAGATGGACATCGACAGGAGTTCTATATCTTTAAATGAAATTGTACTTACGTTTGCGCCGGTGAAGAAGGCAGATCCCAGAAGGCGAACCGATTTGTTGAAGCGCAGCTCGAAGTACTGCAAGTATTTGTTGTCAATGGGTTTGTTGGCTCTTGGTTAACACAATAAGGGTGGTCTCATATGCATAATCGAACATTACTCCTAGGACATGTTGCCTGCACttttaaactaaaactttCCGTGTGCCAACTTCAATGCAAGGCATTGTTCGAGCTGGGACTGTGCGCCTAAACCTCGTGGGTGTCTATGATCGAGCACACAAGCACCGGCAACCACAGGCATCTTATTTCTGTGATATGCAATTAAACTAGCAGTAAAAAACACTCGTACCTATTGCTGAATGCCTTTCGCCATACCCCCATGTATCCCATATATTTTGCATTAATATTCAGAGGAATATTTAGTCCAATAAGTAATACCCTAAATCAAGCATATAGTTGGACACGATTTTGCTTACCTCATAGGTGGATGTCAGCTGCAGGTTGCAGAAAACAGGCAAGAAGATGTACCACGAAATGGCTCCCGATAATGCTAGTGTCACCAGAAAGAGGGCGTACTGGGTGCCGTAGACGTAAATCTCCGTCGACGTTCCCAGAAGCGAGATAGCTGACACGTAGCTGCAAAAAAATGtgggtaaacaaaaaaatagaatgccTGAATAATAAAAGGTTACGAAACAGTTGTCAGCAGTCAAGGAAAATGACCAAGTCAGGACTTTAGAATTCTAGGATTGTAGGGAACAGGACCTCGCCTCGTCATTAATTGCCTTATAGGTTACGAAAAAGAAGAGAGACTAAGAAGACaaaagattattttttgttcagattacgtatacgcacatTGCTGAGAGCACTACCTGAAATTATATGAAATGACTGAAAAGTTTTGATTGACTCGCAGGTGAAGCTCGAGGGGTTGGTGAAGACAATCTAAGGCCTGAATTGAAGTGAGTTAGTTGAATTCGAGTTGTGTTTAGGGCTTAAAGGAATAAATCCTGGCTCAAAGGGACTCGAGATTTCAATTTCCAAAGGTGAATCGCCTTCTTGATTGGGTCAAAAGCAATGCCACGTTTTAAAACATGCATATATAGGCGTAACGGAAACTCACCTGGCCACAAGTGACATCGCCACCGGAAACACTTTCATCTGGCGACCGCCCACCAGGTAGTCCAGCGCCTCGGAGCCGAGTCGCTCCTCGATGCCCGCCGCTCCAGCCCCATCCTTGCCGACCAGCACCTGCTTCTTCTGCTTCTTTTCGATGAAACCGAAATAGACGCCAATAACGGCGCATACCGCCAACATTACCACGAATACCAAGTAATCCACAGTGCCGAAATGTTGCAGGGCCTGGCTTAAATCCTTCACACTAATTTTTCCATCCTCATTTCCCCCAGGGGGCCTGAATGATTGGCCGGGAGTGTACATGGCAGGAGAGGCGCCAATTGTTGAGCTTGGAGAGACTGTTCTGCTTATTACGGCCGCTGTCTTCACAATGGCATCGGCCACGATTGTAGGAACGGGACGAGATGCCGGGACGGAAGTAACTTCCCCCAATCCCTCTCCATTAGACTCGGCAGTAGTGGACATTACTTCTGGGAGAGCATGTTGCTTTTATGTAGTTTACCTATATTGAGTTAAGTTTAACTACTGaactccgggaaaactgcaccataatatagctaatcaaaaaactggggtaacccaatataagcgaaaagacgctgaactacaatttattaaaagcgacaaacaagctttttataacagtaaagagccacgcaatgagctcattgagcaacgaccaaaagaacgagcgtagaagttcagtgaaccaaagaaacggcttctactcttacttttcaacccgcgataccgaagtggaaaaatcggcgattataagcaacccgtctttactgaccgctgaaacccaaagggctcggtcttgctcacccgctctgctcactccgactcccgcgtcatggagttcgcagtgtaaaaccccccctccaatatcggaaacccatttcgcaccaacaactagcagcgctacaacttctgcaacaacagcgaaaacctctgcaactcaaagtaccgcgacgtcaacgactgcagcgagtacaaaaacaacaacctcggaaagtgccaaagcggtaacggccacacagactggaatggatcgctacatccaaattaagcgcaagcttagcccgcagagtaatcccgcaggcaacaaaacaaaaattaaccgtatcctgaatatcgataaagaaccagacagatccactactaacagatttgcgctactggcggaggctgaggaaaaccaaccagcccaagacaccgcaaaaaaacccaagccccctccaatctatattagggaaaacagctcgagtgccctggtcaacaaaattgcgtcgttgatcgggaacgatgacaactttcatgttgttccgcttatcaaagggaacatccatgaaacaaaagtgcaaaccaagactgaagagcacttccgaatcgtgtccaaatatctggacactgtacacaaaaactattacacgaaccagctgaaaagcagtaagggcctacaagtggtagtaaagggaatagaacctgatgttaccgccgaggaaataaaaaccgcccttaaagaaaagggctttgccgccaagaatgttat is a window of Drosophila bipectinata strain 14024-0381.07 chromosome 2R, DbipHiC1v2, whole genome shotgun sequence DNA encoding:
- the LOC108132033 gene encoding sodium-coupled monocarboxylate transporter 1-like; this translates as MSTTAESNGEGLGEVTSVPASRPVPTIVADAIVKTAAVISRTVSPSSTIGASPAMYTPGQSFRPPGGNEDGKISVKDLSQALQHFGTVDYLVFVVMLAVCAVIGVYFGFIEKKQKKQVLVGKDGAGAAGIEERLGSEALDYLVGGRQMKVFPVAMSLVASYVSAISLLGTSTEIYVYGTQYALFLVTLALSGAISWYIFLPVFCNLQLTSTYEYFELRFNKSVRLLGSAFFTGANLIWLSIVTYVPALAFNQVTGINVHIITPIVCLVCIFYTTAGGIKAVVWTDLIQTMVMVGAILLVIIKGTIDVGGVDVVIQRNLDSGRLEWPEFTLDPKVRMSVLALLVGSVGHNTYQFGCNQLMTQRYLSLPSVKKMGHTSFIFIAGLITVYSLCIYNGLLLFATYYDCDPLTTKLAVAKDQLVPLLVVQSLSSFPGVPGMFVAGVFSAALSSLSTGLNSLAAVFLEDYIRPLAKKPLTEHQIAITMRTCTVIIGVLSVALVFVVERMDSHMMQLGITLGSMVQGPLLGLFVMGLLCPSINSKSAIAGSILSFIFMAWLSFSAQLAINSGEINHETKPVSIEGCDYEFELPPVSPANATLLEAGPASLSFAEQLYHISFLWYTVIGGAVAVAAGYIAGFFVGRNKAGEVDLKLLSPCIRRFQKQKHPSK